In one window of Arachis ipaensis cultivar K30076 chromosome B06, Araip1.1, whole genome shotgun sequence DNA:
- the LOC110263565 gene encoding uncharacterized protein LOC110263565 isoform X2: MGEAEERDPRGREDRARPAAAHSRRSCCQRHPRQIRRCRSFWPCLCRRTTPLPLGTPIEVGICVLSAKLASSSLSIKLVFIVRVVAEIICVRMYDHMVTASFSVLRHHWSRPTDAKIAAALCSFIGSIAELTCSD; this comes from the exons ATGGGTGAAGCAGAGGAGAGAGATCCACGAGGAAGGGAGGACCGCGCCCGTCCAGCCGCCGCGCACAGTCGCCGCTCATGTTGCCAGCGTCATCCCCGTCAGATCCGCCGTTGTCGAAGCTTCTGGCCGTGCCTCTGTCGCCGAACAACACCACTGCCGCTTGGAACCCCCATTGAAGTCGGTATCTGTGTGCTAAGCGCTAAGCTTGCTTCATCTTCTTTGTCTATTAAGTTGGTTTTTATCGTGAGGGTGGTTGCTGAGATTATCTGTGTCAGGATGTATGATCACATGGTCACAGCAAGTTTTTCTGTCCTGCGCCACCATTGGAGCCGCCCAACCGATGCTAAAATCGCTGCTGCTCTGTGTTCTTTTATA GGATCAATAGCCGAGCTTACATGTAGCGATTGA
- the LOC107647585 gene encoding putative pentatricopeptide repeat-containing protein At3g13770, mitochondrial, translating to MELKLHSSMASLGSVPRKLNTVISSHSKFPHFSPSKPSNCSLPSTPLCSYAVPDSKNPTTNSNKVQPRRKNATPTGRFAQKTQTSRKENLPREPKPKLDNTHNRVDQNRQNALFDATTLNVNLIELCEEGKLAETLELMGQGSVADYGVFLAMLNLCEGTRSLEYGKKVHEFLRRSRFRGEVELNNRLIGMYGKCGNMNIARKVFDRMPERNMSSWHLMIIGYTENGAVVSGLSGGEKRGRRRERGAAVWVVAGGCGEGRWLWRC from the coding sequence ATGGAGCTCAAACTCCACTCATCAATGGCGTCACTGGGATCCGTTCCCCGCAAATTAAACACCGTCATCTCATCCCATTCCAAATTCCCACACTTCTCTCCTTCGAAGCCCTCCAATTGCTCTCTCCCTTCCACTCCTCTATGCTCCTACGCCGTTCCCGATTCCAAGAACCCCACCACCAACAGCAACAAGGTCCAACCCCGCCGTAAAAATGCCACCCCCACTGGTCGTTTCGCTCAAAAGACCCAAACTTCACGGAAGGAGAATCTTCCCAGAGAACCAAAACCCAAACTTGATAATACTCATAATAGGGTCGACCAGAACCGCCAAAATGCGCTGTTTGATGCAACCACCCTGAACGTTAATTTGATTGAGTTGTGCGAAGAGGGTAAGCTTGCTGAAACTTTGGAACTCATGGGTCAAGGTTCAGTTGCTGATTATGGTGTTTTTCTCGCCATGTTGAATTTGTGCGAGGGTACGAGGTCGCTTGAGTATGGGAAAAAGGTTCATGAGTTCTTGAGAAGATCGAGGTTTCGAGGGGAGGTTGAATTGAACAATAGGTTGATTGGAATGTATGGGAAATGTGGTAACATGAATATTGCGCGCAAGGTGTTTGATCGAATGCCAGAGAGAAACATGAGTTCTTGGCATTTGATGATCATTGGATACACTGAAAATGGCGCTGTGGTTTCTGGGCTTAGCGgaggtgagaagaggggaagaagaagagaaaggggcgCGGCGGTGTGGGTTGTCGCCGGAGGTTGTGGTGAAGGGAGGTGGCTGTGGCGGTGCTGA
- the LOC110263565 gene encoding uncharacterized protein LOC110263565 isoform X1 gives MGEAEERDPRGREDRARPAAAHSRRSCCQRHPRQIRRCRSFWPCLCRRTTPLPLGTPIEVGICVLSAKLASSSLSIKLVFIVRVVAEIICVRMYDHMVTASFSVLRHHWSRPTDAKIAAALCSFIPSLHVAIEAVFAFGKASGADASVAADFGLRETSSVDAFGLWFCVSR, from the exons ATGGGTGAAGCAGAGGAGAGAGATCCACGAGGAAGGGAGGACCGCGCCCGTCCAGCCGCCGCGCACAGTCGCCGCTCATGTTGCCAGCGTCATCCCCGTCAGATCCGCCGTTGTCGAAGCTTCTGGCCGTGCCTCTGTCGCCGAACAACACCACTGCCGCTTGGAACCCCCATTGAAGTCGGTATCTGTGTGCTAAGCGCTAAGCTTGCTTCATCTTCTTTGTCTATTAAGTTGGTTTTTATCGTGAGGGTGGTTGCTGAGATTATCTGTGTCAGGATGTATGATCACATGGTCACAGCAAGTTTTTCTGTCCTGCGCCACCATTGGAGCCGCCCAACCGATGCTAAAATCGCTGCTGCTCTGTGTTCTTTTATA CCGAGCTTACATGTAGCGATTGAGGCTGTTTTTGCTTTTGGGAAAGCAAGCGGAGCAGATGCTTCAGTTGCCGCTGATTTTGGGCTGAGAGAAACGAGTTCAGTTGACGCGTTTGGATTATGGTTTTGCGTgtcgaggtag